From the genome of Megalopta genalis isolate 19385.01 unplaced genomic scaffold, iyMegGena1_principal scaffold0124, whole genome shotgun sequence, one region includes:
- the LOC143262388 gene encoding uncharacterized protein LOC143262388 → MAHIEKTDKAVERQSRVIKQNRSYFKAQITSLSKFVESFTESKRESIKLQERITRIRSLFQKFNDNQDELGILTEDYDVVELEREEISNAYDEALAAALELQESLSIKPNGNDENVNLYEPKITANKISVNLPNINLPKFDGRIEKWVTFRDAFLSMIDSDKGLSKIQKLTYLTLSLTGEAKESIEAFTISEENYDVVWNHLTEIYNNQRVLVLRHATLLRETPFMKNDSSDAIRELVRHMQLHIRSLEALGRTWEDIANDILTSIVISRMGDETRKAWEHTLIDTEVPKVNDIFKHLHNASHQSQDYASIACMNKPSINMSSRPANKRENQYIRQTRSRNSPPSSPKFQRRIALATQARVWPCSFCKNEGHRTYQCPHFLDMNVEKRIEAVKNAKLCLNCLLPNHSAEKCRLRKCQFCNLKHNSRLHKHAHAPLEKINARSDPQLNDQE, encoded by the coding sequence ATGGCACATATCGAGAAGACCGACAAGGCCGTTGAAAGACAAAGTCGTGTAATTAAACAGAATCGAAGTTACTTTAAGGCTCAAATTACTTCATTAAGTAAATTTGTCGAGTCATTTACAGAATCGAAAAGAGAAAGTATTAAATTACAAGAACGAATAACTCgaatccgatctctttttcaaaaatttaaCGACAACCAAGACGAATTGGGTATTTTAACCGAAGACTATGATGTCGTAGAATTAGAGCGCGAAGAAATAAGTAACGCGTACGACGAAGCTCTTGCGGCAGCTCTCGAGCTCCAAGAGTCGCTGTCAATCAAACCTAACGGTAATGATGAAAATGTTAATTTATACGAACCTAAAATAACCGCGAATAAAATTTCGGTGAATCTACCAAATATCAACCTACCAAAATTCGACGGAAGAATAGAGAAATGGGTAACTTTCCGCGACGCATTTTTATCGATGATCGATTCAGACAAGGGTCTGAGTAAGATTCAAAAATTAACGTATCTCACTTTGTCGTTAACCGGGGAGGCCAAGGAATCGATAGAAGCATTTACAATAAGCGAAGAAAATTACGACGTGGTATGGAATCATTTAACGGAAATATACAACAACCAACGCGTATTAGTTCTGCGTCATGCGACGTTATTACGGGAAACCCCATTTATGAAAAATGACTCTTCTGACGCGATTCGAGAATTAGTTCGACATATGCAACTTCATATTCGATCGTTGGAAGCCTTAGGCAGAACATGGGAAGATATAGCGAATGATATCTTAACCAGCATTGTCATTTCTCGTATGGGAGACGAAACGCGAAAGGCGTGGGAGCATACGTTAATCGACACAGAAGTTCCGAAAGTGAACGATATATTTAAACATTTGCATAATGCCTCCCACCAATCGCAGGATTATGCATCGATCGCATGTATGAACAAACCGTCTATAAATATGTCGTCTCGCCCTGCAAACAAACGTGAAAATCAGTATATTCGACAAACGCGATCGCGAAATTCACCTCCTTCGTCACCGAAATTTCAACGTCGGATCGCTCTTGCAACTCAGGCGCGAGTATGGCCCTGCTCTTTTTGTAAAAATGAAGGGCATCGCACGTATCAGTGTCCTCATTTTCTAGACATGAATGTAGAAAAGCGTATCGAAGCCGTGAAAAATGCGAAATTATGCCTAAACTGCCTGTTGCCCAATCATTCAGCGGAAAAATGCAGATTACGGAAATGCCAATTCTGCAACTTAAAACACAATTCGCGATTGCATAAACATGCGCACGCACCTTTGGAGAAGATCAACGCTCGATCGGATCCACAATTAAATGACCAAGAATGA